In Oceanispirochaeta sp., the genomic window TGGGTGATGCCCTTTCATTTGCCCTGGATTTTATCAGAGAAGAAAAAAAAATATAAGAAAATTTTAGTAAGTCATAAAGCCGGGGGCTCCTCCCTGCTTTTTTTTTTGCCCGATGCGATATATATTGATGTCATGAGGAAATTGTCTTTCATTTTATTGTTTATCTGTTTGATGTCTCAGACACCTTTTATGGATGCACTTGAACTGACATATCAGGGAATTGACGGTGAAATGGGGTTTCTTTGGAAAAATAATACGGGTTATGATACAGAGCCGGGAGACAGTGGACCAGATACGCTGACATTTATTCCAGGAGTCTCTTTCTTCTTTACCATCGATTCTCACTGGTTTTTCAGACCCTCTGTCTTTATTTACAGTCAGACACTGGAATACCTTCCCGACCGGGGATATACAATTCCTGTGGACTATTCCAATATCAATTCACTCTCGGTCACTGGATTGTTGATGCAGCCGGCAGCAGGATACAGATGGGTTATTGCCAAGAGGCATACCTTTGGGGTGCAGATGGCTCCTGCACTGAATGTGCAGGTTCCCCTCTTCGGACCGGGAAAGGATGACCGGGGAGACATGTTTGCAGCTCTGATTAAAGAATTCCTTTACTGGAACACATCCGTCTGGTATTACAATCCTCTGACAGAGCGCTTTGGTTTTAACTTTAAGATCGAGCTGGGACTGCCTGTTTACAACAGCTGGCTCAACAATGATCTAACCTTTGCCGATGGCCTGATGTTGAATTTTCAGGTGGGGATTCGGGTTCTGGCTCAATAAATCAGATAAAATCTTCAGGATCTTCGGGAATCCTGAACTCTCTGTCGTCATTGAAAAGCAGGGTCAGATAGGCTGTGTTGGATGCATCCAGAAGACCTGCTATCAAAAGAAGAAATGGCAGTACCGGCAGAATAAGAACATATCCGTCCTGAAGGCCTCTCCCATAAAGAGTGCAGGCTGTGATCAGGGCTGTATATATTCCCATGTATGATTGAGAAAAAAGTATAAAAGAGACAAGAATCGATATACCTATGACCCAGAAAATCTGAAAAGCCGTGAGTTCCAGGCTGGAATAAGATTTGAGGATCGTCAACATGGAAATGGCGGCTATCAGGGCTGATCCCGCTCTTGAAAAAAGGGTTAAAAACGGCAGGACAAGGCCGCTGACTTTTCTCTTCATGCCGGAATTTTCTTTCAGTACTCTTGTCATAACCAGCATATTTACAAAATTATCCCCACTGAATAATGAGACAATAATTCCGGGAAGGAAGGCTCTCATTTCTCTGAAGGGGTTTTTTCTTGTGATAATAAAGTAAGCCAGAGGCTGGACCACTGTCAGGATAATGAGGGTGGCCAGAAGAACCAGACGAATAAGACTGAAATAAGAAGAGAAGTCTGAAATTCTACGGATATGATTCAATGATTCATAGCTGAGACTGAACAGAGTCAGGACAAGTAGTCTGGTAAACAGGGTGTTCATCCTGTAGAACATCCGGCTGAAAGAATCAAAGAGGTTATAGACAGGTTCGCCTTCTTCCATGTCATGAAAAAGCTGAGTCCCTAAAATAAAGGCGAAGATCAACGCCGGAAGGATGAAGTCAGCGGATTGACGAAAAATCTGGAAAGCATTTACTGGAAGAAGCTGTCTCAGATATTCACTGAATCCCGGATGAAACTGTTCATTTCTGAAAGGAATTCCCGACAGCCAACCTGTTGAATCGGATAATATGGGAATTCGGTTCACCGGAATAATAACGGACATTCCCTCAGCCAGGAGGGTATATATCCCGGCCGCTGCCGACGTCAGTACTAAAAGCTTTAGGATGACTTTGCCAAGGCGCTGATCCCTTCTCAGTTGGCAGACAGAAACAGTCAGTGTAAAAAATGCAAGGGGAAAGACCAGGAATCGGCCGGCTCTCAATGAAAACTCTGCCACAGCGCGAATAATAATGTCTAATATCTGGTTTTCAGGCAGAAAAAATGCCAGCAGAATCCCCAAACAGGCGGAAAATGTATATTTCATCCATAGTTTCATGAAAGCCTCCAGGAGCAAGTCGGAATCAGAACCGGCAGTTGTTTATTTTCTTTTAAGGATGGGAAGAGACTGAAAGATATTTTTCTTCTCTGAATACTGCAGCCATTCACCATTGATTTTAGGATCCTCCGATTCTAGAATCCTCTTGATGAATTGTGCATAGTCTTCCATTTCCGTCAAGCGGGATGTAAACCCGCATCGTTTCAGTCCTTCGAATTTTGAGAGAAGAATACCCTCCGCGGTGTTATGGAAGGCGGCGCTGATTATAGCTGGAAGCACGGTTGTCGGAGTCAGCCCTTTTTCGGTTTCAGCAAAAGCGAGAGTCCCAGCCTCCCGGGAGTTAAAAAAATTGAGGATTTCACGGATAAGATACAGAGTCCCATGGATATAGGTATTGAGAATCTCATCCATCACTTCGGTCTCCGTGTCTTCCAGGGCGGGTGCCGAGGTCGGCTCAGGATTGACAATGATAGCCTTATTCAGGTCTCCGAATACCCGAACCGTTTCTCTAAATACGGTTTTCGTCGAAATCAGGGAACTACGGTTCCAGGGGATGACCAGAAGATTTTTCTTCTTAGATTCCTTCATTGTTTCCTGAGAGGTCATAATCGGTGCAATGACCTTCCAGCCGGAATTAAGATAAACTTCAATCAATTTGCGGCCGAGGAGAGTTTCACTTCCGATTATCAGAACTGCTTTATTCATATGATCTCCATGTCAAATCAGTTTTCACTTATACCAGTATTTGAGAAATCCGATACTCAGATTCAGAAATAATCTTTTGAAGATCACTCAAAAAAATCGAAAGCTCGGTCATCAAACCATAATCAT contains:
- a CDS encoding cation:dicarboxylase symporter family transporter, whose product is MKLWMKYTFSACLGILLAFFLPENQILDIIIRAVAEFSLRAGRFLVFPLAFFTLTVSVCQLRRDQRLGKVILKLLVLTSAAAGIYTLLAEGMSVIIPVNRIPILSDSTGWLSGIPFRNEQFHPGFSEYLRQLLPVNAFQIFRQSADFILPALIFAFILGTQLFHDMEEGEPVYNLFDSFSRMFYRMNTLFTRLLVLTLFSLSYESLNHIRRISDFSSYFSLIRLVLLATLIILTVVQPLAYFIITRKNPFREMRAFLPGIIVSLFSGDNFVNMLVMTRVLKENSGMKRKVSGLVLPFLTLFSRAGSALIAAISMLTILKSYSSLELTAFQIFWVIGISILVSFILFSQSYMGIYTALITACTLYGRGLQDGYVLILPVLPFLLLIAGLLDASNTAYLTLLFNDDREFRIPEDPEDFI
- a CDS encoding SDR family NAD(P)-dependent oxidoreductase; this translates as MNKAVLIIGSETLLGRKLIEVYLNSGWKVIAPIMTSQETMKESKKKNLLVIPWNRSSLISTKTVFRETVRVFGDLNKAIIVNPEPTSAPALEDTETEVMDEILNTYIHGTLYLIREILNFFNSREAGTLAFAETEKGLTPTTVLPAIISAAFHNTAEGILLSKFEGLKRCGFTSRLTEMEDYAQFIKRILESEDPKINGEWLQYSEKKNIFQSLPILKRK